Sequence from the Maribellus comscasis genome:
TTTCCGCAACGACAGTCCCTATCAGTTTTGTAAACGAAAGTTTTTCATAACGTGATAACACTCCACATCTCGATATTTCTCCCATTCGGGGTATCGCCATGTTCATCAGATATCCTACCATAACTGCCAGAAAAGTATTTACAAACCTTGGTTTATGCCCAATGGGCTCAATCATCAATCCCCATCGTAAAGTACGGCTTATATGACTAAGCAATCCAATGAAAAGAGAAACAATAACCCAAACATAATTTACATCGTTTTTTAGTACCGATTTAATTCGTTCAATATCTTGATCTTTATAAATAAGCCAGAAAATAAATGCGCCAACAGCAAAAAAGGCCAGAAACTTTAATACGTTAAGTACAATTTTTTTCAATCTGTAGTTTTTTTGGGTGCAAACCGGTTTCAAAATAATAATCCCTAAATTTTTATTACTTTCGGGATGCGAAATTTAAATGGCTGCAACTATTCGTAGCGAACAAAAATATAAATTTGTTTTATTAATTTCGATAAAAAGAATATAAGGTTATAACAGAAATGGACGAGGCGGGGAGTAATGAATATTGTAAGACCCAAAAAAAAACTTGGTCAGCATTTTTTGAAAGATCAGAATATTGCACGTAAAATTGTTGACAGTCTGGGAACTACCGAACCCAATGTGTTAGAAGTAGGACCCGGGATGGGAGTGCTGACACAGTTTTTGCTTGAACGTCCCGAACTTAATGTTCATGTTATAGAAATAGACAAGGAATCGGTTGAGTATTTATATCAAAATTTTCCGGCGCTGGAAAATCATATTTATTCTGAAGATTTTTTGAAATTTAATTTTCCCGATCTTTTCGAAGGAAAGTTCAATATCATAGGGAACTTTCCCTACAACATTTCTTCTCAAATATTTTTCCGGGTTCTTGAATTCAGAAACCGGATCCCCGAGGTTGTCGGAATGATTCAGAAAGAGGTAGCCGAAAGAATTAACGCCGGCCACGGAAATAAGACCTATGGAATCTTGAGTGTGTTGCTTCAAACTTTTTATCAGATAGAATATCTTTTTACGGTTTCCGAACAGGTTTTTACTCCCCCTCCAAAAGTAAAATCGGCGGTAATCCGTTTAGTGCGCAACGACCGGACCGATTTGCCGTGTGATGAAACGCTTTTTTTTAAAGTAGTAAAAGCGGCTTTCAACCAGCGGCGAAAGATGCTTCGGAACTCTCTGAAGGAAATTTGTATTGATCTTCCCGCCGAATATGCTGAAAAAAGACCTGAGCAGCTCTCTGTTGATGACTACATTGAATTAACTTGCGGAATTGAAAATCAAATCAAAAAGACAGGACATGCAATTTGAAATTTCAAGAGAATATATCGATCACATCAAAGAACTTGTTGAAAACGACAACAAGAACGAATTGCAGCAGTTGATGGAGGAACTCCACCCCGCTGACATTGCAGAGGTAATGGATGATTTGAGCATGGACGAAGCCAAATACATCTACTTGCTTCTTGACGGAGAAAAGGCTTCTGATGTTTTGGTTGAAATTCCCGAAAACGACCGGCGAAGATTCCTGAAGGTATTGCCACCCGAGTTTATTGCCAGTAAGTTTATCGAATACATGGACTCTGATGATGCGGCGGATGTTGTTGCAGCTTTGGATGACGATGTAAAAAAAGAGGTTTTAAACGAGATTGAGGATATTGAGCAGGCCGGCGATATTGTTGACCTTTTGGAATATGAAGAAGACTCTGCCGGGGGAATTATGGCAAAAGAACTGGTGGTGGTAAATACAAACTGGACCGTTGCCACCTGTTTAAAAGAAATTAGCCGGCAGGCCGAGGAGGTAGATGAAATCTACTATATTTATGTGGTCGACGATGCCGAAAAACTGAAGGGTGTTCTTTCACTCAAAAAACTCATTCTGAACAATACAAATACAAAAATTTCGAATATCTATAACCCGGATGTAAAAATGGTTGATACCAGTACCCGGCAGGAAGAAGTAGCGGAAATTATGGATAAATACGACTTGGTTGCGATTCCTGTGGTTGACGAAATTGGTCGGTTGAAAGGTAGGATTACCTTTGACGATGTCATTGATTTTGTGCGTGAAGAGGCCGAGAAAGATTACCAAATGGTATCGGGTATTACCGGCGATGTTGAACCGGGCGATAAGGTTTGGGAGCTACTACGGGCACGTTTCCCCTGGTTGTTAATCGGGCTGCTTGGCGGGATTATGGGAGCACTTGTTTTGGGAAGCCATGAAGATGCATTGAGTAAAGTCACCGAACTGGCGTTTTTTATACCCTTAATTGCTGCAATGGCGGGAAATGTGGGAGTACAGTCGTCCTCGATTGTGGTGCAAAGCATTGCCAGCGGCGTGAAAGATATTGAATCGACGTCTAAAAAATTAATAAAGGAAATTTCAGTGGCCTTATTAACCGCTTCTATTTTTGCGATACTTATTTTTATCTACAATTATTTTACACAGGGGAATATGGATCTTACTTTTTCTGTGTCTATTTCTTTGTTTATTGTAATTATATTCGCGTCATTTTTTGGAACCACAATTCCATTAATATTGCATCGTTTAAAAATAGATCCAGCACTTGCAACAGGACCTTTTATAACTACAATGAACGACATTTGCGGCTTGCTTATTTATCTGATGA
This genomic interval carries:
- the rsmA gene encoding 16S rRNA (adenine(1518)-N(6)/adenine(1519)-N(6))-dimethyltransferase RsmA; translated protein: MNIVRPKKKLGQHFLKDQNIARKIVDSLGTTEPNVLEVGPGMGVLTQFLLERPELNVHVIEIDKESVEYLYQNFPALENHIYSEDFLKFNFPDLFEGKFNIIGNFPYNISSQIFFRVLEFRNRIPEVVGMIQKEVAERINAGHGNKTYGILSVLLQTFYQIEYLFTVSEQVFTPPPKVKSAVIRLVRNDRTDLPCDETLFFKVVKAAFNQRRKMLRNSLKEICIDLPAEYAEKRPEQLSVDDYIELTCGIENQIKKTGHAI
- the mgtE gene encoding magnesium transporter — protein: MQFEISREYIDHIKELVENDNKNELQQLMEELHPADIAEVMDDLSMDEAKYIYLLLDGEKASDVLVEIPENDRRRFLKVLPPEFIASKFIEYMDSDDAADVVAALDDDVKKEVLNEIEDIEQAGDIVDLLEYEEDSAGGIMAKELVVVNTNWTVATCLKEISRQAEEVDEIYYIYVVDDAEKLKGVLSLKKLILNNTNTKISNIYNPDVKMVDTSTRQEEVAEIMDKYDLVAIPVVDEIGRLKGRITFDDVIDFVREEAEKDYQMVSGITGDVEPGDKVWELLRARFPWLLIGLLGGIMGALVLGSHEDALSKVTELAFFIPLIAAMAGNVGVQSSSIVVQSIASGVKDIESTSKKLIKEISVALLTASIFAILIFIYNYFTQGNMDLTFSVSISLFIVIIFASFFGTTIPLILHRLKIDPALATGPFITTMNDICGLLIYLMIGKMFFEFL